A portion of the Calliphora vicina chromosome 5, idCalVici1.1, whole genome shotgun sequence genome contains these proteins:
- the ND-B12 gene encoding NADH dehydrogenase [ubiquinone] 1 beta subcomplex subunit 3, producing the protein MGGHGHGEPYKVPDASTYKVESVAKLVEVKEALARQGLKDPWLRNEVWRYDVKQFGSHATRFRAFMMRGFVLGLGLTAVTVACETLLGGDDHHGHGHDEHH; encoded by the exons ATGGGCGGCCATGGACACGGTGAACCTTACAAAGTACCAGATGCTTCAACATACAAAGTAGAAAGTGTTGCCAAATTGGTGGAAGTGAAAGAGGCTTTGGCCAGACAAGGTTTAAAAGATCCTTGGTTGcg taatgaAGTCTGGCGCTATGATGTCAAACAATTTGGAAGCCACGCTACCCGTTTTAGAGCATTTATGATGCGTGGTTTTGTTTTGGGTTTGGGCCTAACAGCTGTCACCGTTGCTTGTGAAACTTTGTTGGGTGGCGATGATCATCATGGTCATGGACACGATGAACACCATTAG